One Primulina eburnea isolate SZY01 chromosome 4, ASM2296580v1, whole genome shotgun sequence genomic window, CAGCAATTGAAACGGGCGCTCGAGCTGCTGtgtggtttaaaatatttgagttacaGCTTTACCGCCAGCTACAACTTTTGGTAAAGGTCCAATTAATAAAGACCGATGATTGATGTAATACTCCATTCCCGTAAAATGTGGAAAAGGAGGGAGCCCTTTCCTAAAACTGCAATGTACTACTCAAGAAAGGATAAGAAATAGATCATAACCCATTTCCcataaaaatatgggaaaggTGCGAGcagttttttaaaaatgcaACATACTACTCTAGCAATGTGGGTTAACATGAATAAGAAATAGATGCTAGCGGAAAACATTGTGCAGAATGTCACTAGGCTgaacagaatggtatcagatgTGCAGATTGCAGTTGCATCACCCAATCATATGTTGGTGCGATGGGGTGTGAATAGTTTTACTAGACTATTACAATTAATTCTTCTAGCAACTtttaataaatttcataaaacAAGGATGGAGGTAAAGTATTTTGTTACCAGGTCAATAGTTTAAAGTCCCTCTTGTGCGGGCTCAAGGGTCACAAGAGTGAGATTGAGTTTCATAACACTTAGCTAATGCTTCATCTCATGATTAAAACTCGGTGCAAAACATCAACGTAACTAAAATGAGTTTGTACCATGCACATGTGTGTTTTCAAACCCTTGGGTTCGTCGCATAGGTGAGCAAGTATCATCCTTCCCTGCAAAACAATGTTCAGTAATCAGCAGCAGAAGCTTCTTAAAGCACAAGGCTGCAAGCATTATTTGAGAATTTCACGAGCCAGTATAATGACTTAGACAGGAAATCGATAACATGCGATCTGATCAAGCACACATAACAATGGAGTCACTTCGACTGCATTTGGGTGGAAAGATTCGGTGGATTTGGATTTCAAACCCTCAATACAAATTCATTTTATAGTTTAGGTAACTCTCAAATCCATGGACTTCAAAATTTTTCGAGCCAAACAAGATATTTCAAATACCCATTTATTGGAATAAATTTTAAACCCATTACTCGATCCCAAAGCAAACTAAAAAAAACTCATTTCAACCCGTTTTATGACATATTTTCCAAAGCCAAAACACAAGTAATAAAATCATGTGGTTTCTAAAAATGCATCAACAACGATAAGATCTTACCACAAGAAACCCGAACGCAAGCCCAGTACCCACGACAACTAGATGTGGATAGTTTCTCATTAAATCAATAGGAGATATATAGTCCCTGCGGGGTCATAGTCAATAATAGAACATAACAACAAACTAAAAACACAGTGAATGATAAAGATCAACACATACCACACAAGAACTCCACCTAACAGCAGACCAAAAGGATAAAGCTGGGAAAATACGAGAAAACAGATtcaaaaaaagaataaaattaaaagtCAGATATTATACATGTCAAACATACACACCATTGCCAAAGCTAGCAACATATTTCCTTTTCTTCCCTGGACAACCTGATGAACATTGTACACACTGCACAGAACAACTTTAAAATTAAAAGCATATTGAAGCTCAATGAGTTTAAGTATCAACAAGGGTGCAGCTGCTAGAGAATCAACAAACTTCAAATTAAATTTGATGTGAATACGATATGAAATCAGTAACGAGTAAACTACCAAAATTCATTTTAAAGCTGGACCTTACTCTGGACACAAACATATGACCTCTAAGAAACATATagtaaatttaatcaattatatttTCACTTCTCGAGTTCCTGATAGATTGCATGATGATAAATTGTACAGCAAACTAAGGTTTAGACCGACTAACAGTTCCATGTGGTGAAGCAGAAAACTAAAAATTGTTTATGGTGAACTTGTGATAATACCAAGAATTGGTAAATAGCTTCTTCCAAAGGAAACTCCAAATTAATTGTACTCACTTGAATGCAATTGTTGGTATAACAGCAAACATTATCATGAAGAACAGAACAACTTTGTACATTGTGATTTCTGAAagagaaaaaagaaaataaatcataaaaatccaatCAAGAACATAATAAAGAAATAATAAATAGAAGGGGCACAAAGCCTGAAAAGGACTAGTATCGCAGTAggataaaacaaaaatatagaACCTGATGTGATGCTACAATAACATGGAAATCACTTCAATCTCAGTAGTTGTGTTAACAAAATCAACACTAAAATTGTTCCGTTGTCCTCGATTTTACAAGACTCACCATTAATAAATGGAACCCAACTCAAAAAGGGCATAGATTTTCCTAGCTCTTGAGCCCACCACTCAGCACCTGAAAAGATAACAAGTGAAATTCAAACCTCATTGTCTCACTGCAGATTTATGtatgcaaacatatacaaaaaaacaaaaataaaggcTCGTGATAGAGAAGTAAAGTGCTAGAAGCAATACCTACTATAGCTGTGAAGAAATGGACCATATATATCAACATAAGACCTTCAGTAGGTCCATTTACAACCGGAAGAATGAGTGTGTTTGTGAAAAAACTGACAAAAAAAGTAAAACTAATAAGTTAGTAAAAGAGCAAGTAATTGCAATATGGGAATTGTAAACAGTAAGATAAATACAAATGTATACACCGAATATCTACAAAGCTAAAATTAACTCCTAAAAAATAGAGTTCGGGAAAAAAGATATTTTCCCATTTGGACTGCAACAACCTTTTCAAGAGGAAATGAGGGAGAGGGAGAGGGAGAGAGAGAGGGAGGGAGATTATTTAAATCAAATTTGTGCAGTAAATATGCAAAACTTGGGTCCATAGAAGGGCATAACTCAAACACATACACAACAGACAGTTATAATAATGCTTTCAACTCCTGTAAAGAACCAGAAACATGAATAAGCCAATTTACTTACTGTTCCCATGTAGCAAAGTAAAAAGGGACAGCTGATATAAACCAGAACCAGAAAGCATTCCGTCCACACATAGCAGTGCTTGCAAATGCCAAGGATTCAAACTGGAAaaagtttatatttaaatttcaagaaTCACTACAGCAACATCTAGAGAAAAGAGCAACTCAAAATTCAAAGACATACCGCACACGCAAGAGCATCACATCCTGGGATAGAAAttagttaaaaatattatagcaCCCAATAAGTGAATAAAAACTTAGAAATGCCATGGAGACAACAAGAGTTCAACAATGAACAGAATGAAAGAGTCACCATGATCAAAAAGTTCCCCCAATGGACTAGAAGAATTTGTTCTTCTTGCTTGCTTCCCATCAACAGCATCAAAAGTCTagcatatttttcaaaaattaaagaatAATATGAGAAGAAATTTGGAATGAAGAGATAACTGAAAACAACTACAAAATTTGGGAGATGAAAAGAAGACTTGGCAAAACTGAAATTGTAGTAATAGGTATCAGTATCACAAACTTGAAAATTTTAACAAATCACCACCTCATCATTTCAAGTGTTATGACATGTTAAAGTCAACCCCTTTCATTATTTGGACCAACACATAAATCCAACTAAGTGAATAGTGTATGTAAGGAAAACCAGATTCCCCCAGACACCCACAccctaaaaaaaacaaaaatacaaaacaaagAAGAAAAACAACATCATACAAGTTAATAACTGCACGCAAAAATGAAACAAACCCCCATGTTGTGTACATTATTAAGTTCAGATTGGTTCAGACTCcaagatatttcaaaaatagAAGACACCATGACTCCAAACATATTCTGAACACTGCTAGTTGAAACACAAGCATACTTGATATAAGAAGAGCAGCAAACCGTGGGCAAAATGAACCCATCTTGGCGGAGGTGAATCCAGTTGAGGTGAATATAACTGCAGCAGAGACTTTTAGAATGAGGACATAGGATGAAGTAACActccaagaaaattattaacaaATGAAAAAACAAAGTTATGTATTAATGGTGGACAAACACCCGAAGGAACAAAATATTAGGAACTACTTGATTGAAGAATTACAGGAAATATCCAAAGGAGGCACTGATGAGAATGACGGGCAGAACGTGTGCCCTTTCAAAGCTCTATAATCTAACTAAACACAAAGTTTATAGCCACTGCTATGCACTAACATAGTGTTAATACTGCAAATACAAATCCATACAACCAGCCATCCTCATCAAACCAACTTCTAAAAAGCATCACATTCTTGTTCTTTTCCATTGCAACTACACCTACGCATAGAGTATGTACAGATAGGAAAAACTGTCAAACATTATctatttataagaaatttaacCCTGCTCAAGATGTTCTGCACGTGTAATAAATTTCATATTCGTTAAGTTAAAAGAAAACCAAAAACTTATACAAACTAAAGGTAAGTTTTTTCTATGGAAAATCACTTACTGATTGAAGGGAGGAGAGAGGGAGAGAGAGATGGAAAGAGAATCTCACTCACATATCCAAGAAATGCAGATGTCATCAAAAATATGAATCCAGTaagtgtgatctgatgaaaaaaaaatattaattttaatccaATCACAAATGAGAAAAGAGGTCATAACCACAATTAATTTATGCAAAGAGAAGATTGAGTTTACAGAACATTTACCATATTAGGTCTGAAAGTGTCCAGCCCAggcagaaaataaaaaattattagtcACCGTATAAGgcattaaaaaaatcattattaTCAGAATACATATGAATTCATAAGACTAATGGATACACTACTCCGCAAGCGCTGCTCTAAGAAACAGTATGCATCATTAAATATTGGATAATGGTCAATAATAGCCTCCTAAATATCTTATATCCAACTCTGAGGAACTGTATATAGCTAAATAACTAGAACAGTATATAGCTTAGCACTCAAAACTCAAAAGAATCAACTGAGGTAGCAAGATTAAAAAAGATCTGCAGAAAATATCGTGATGCAACAGTGAAGGAAATATTTCAGAAATTGATACTCAGATGCAACACTAGCAAACTTTTGGTGTGTTTGGttaacaaatacataaattcCCTGCACAGAAGATTTCTTTCCAAATTGCATCATTTCACAGACCGAGACCACCAAATAAAGCCCTCAAACAAGAAAGACTGAACAATCCATCgagtttctgaaaatttccaaacaattaacGTCCTAATAATCTAATATAAAAGTTACATCATGCTTAGAAATTAAACCAATTAAACCTCTTTCTTTTGTCGGCCTTTTCAACGAATGTGCAAATGATGAAGTTAGCCTTCGCGGTACCCCAAGGGCCAAGGGTTGGTTACACTAAGACACCACTTTGAATACTTAATGACTTCTTTTCCGATTcacaacaaaatacaaaaaaaaattcttctaAAGAAATTAACaagtttatttttcaaataaatatCATATTCCAAAAATTACTTTGTAGGTGCTACCACTCACTTGAGTGGAAGTTCCACCAGATTCAAAGAAGATAACTATCTTGACAGAGATAAAACAGGGGATCTACTAAACACTTGATTATACAGAATTTTTCCACACACTGAAATTTATCGATTGCTAACATCGTCAATTTTATAACAGTTAGAAATCTTAGAGAGATACCTCACCAGACAAAAGATAAAAGATATCATATTTGATCTTACGATTTTACATGCCCTTCCCTTCATAATTTGAGAACTTTCCAAGCAAAATCAAGTAACTTTTCACCCTTTAAGCATCATGACAAGTTCGTAATTTTTTTCTCTCTCGAAAGTATAGCTTAGCAGCACAACCAACTCAAGACATATTGCATAAACACGCGTCAAACAAAACATGCGAGCAAAAACATCAATAGGACTTCAGGAACACAAAAAACAACAGCAAATTTGAAAAAACAAACCCAAGtgagaaaaaaaagaaagaacaaAGAAACATACGGCATCCAAAGAGGAAAGAAAGTAACACATCGAGTCCAGAAGGGCTGCAAAACATATTTGGCCAAGTACGAGTGATCCACCCCACTGTATTTGTATCTATGCAGAGCTGCAACTCCGTGTGCTCCTATGTATCCCATCCTAATCACTCCAAAACCACGCCTTCAACAAATAATAATCACACGAATCTCCAGCCAATGTTACCTGCACCAAAAAATATAACTTCGAAACACGCAAATCGAAAATTGAATTTCAAGCAGACGAGTAGGAAATTCGAAGATAGTCACAGATCGAACGATGAATCTCGGAAAATACACACAGATTCGTAAAAAGGAATTTCACATCCGTGTACGTAGAGATCGATCCAAAAGTGGGAGGAGAACGGAATCTTACCAGTGATGTATCGCGCAGAGAGATCGAGAGAGCTTTGGTAAATGAAAAGGAAATGCTTTTAAAgcaaataaaataatactaTCGTAAATTTTCCATTTAAACACAAAGGACTTTCTTAATTGCGCCACGTTTAGTTTcttatattttttaagaaaatatgttCATATCAACCCATacaaaaatgacaaaaattgTATAAGACGatttcacgagtcgtatttgtgagacggatcttttatttggatcatccataaaaaagtattattttttatattaagaatattattttttattgtgaatatgggtgtgattgacccgtttcacagattaggatacgtgagacggtctcacacgaGATTCactctaaatatatatatatatatatatatatatatatatatatatatatatatatatatatatatatatatcgaaaaATTGACACagtttcatatatatttttgtgtTAAAATAAACTTCtaattattttcatatttatttattaaacaaaatgaTTGGAATGTCCATGATGATTTTTTAAAAGTCAATATATATAGATTTTATTTTGTTCGTTATCATTATTAGTGATTTTTGACATGTCCAATATAGTTTCACAAAAATTCTAAtgaatcaattttatgagatatatattttatttgggttattcataaaaaaacaataatttgtatgttaaaaatattacttgttattataaatatgaccaTGATTAACTCGTTTCATGAATGAAGATatgtgaaactgtctcacaaaaCACATATTCATATAATATTTTGCATATCgaattttttacaaaaatattttatgtatcGAGTGTAAATTTTCTTGCTCGTCACCCTTCTTTTTTTGCTTGAAATGTGAGTTTTATCATTTAACAATTAGAAATGGGGAtatcatgaaaaagtatatttaaaaaaattgatatatgTTAGAAACCAGAGATGGTGCATATTTTAGTTATgaattgtcaaaaaaaaaattcatatgagACTGTCTCATTGATCAATTTCGTAGGtcaaatctcttatttaggctatacatgaaaaaatattaatttttatactaagaatattaatttttattgtgaatatcggtagtgttgagccatctcacagataaagattcgtgatactatctcacaaaatatctACCGCCAAAACATataattgaaattgaaatcgatTTTTATCATAATTTGTGTCAGCTAGTTATGTTCAATGATGTAAATTTCATAACAAAAACCCACGATCTATGCTAAAATATATAGTAAATAAACTTCTTATTACAATAAGTTTTGTGCTTGAGTTTTctctatttaataaaaataaaacatgtatcattttaaaatttattgaatTATTTTCTAATCTTAACAATTACAAGTTTTAAGGGTTGAAAGAAAATTAGACACGTTGTattcaattaaaagattaaagaaaaaatattatcaCTTTGTCAGATAAAAATAAAGTTTGGCGTAAAGAttatatttcataaaataacattctaTATTGTATGTCGACAATAATATAGTTGCAAGCTTTTTTGTTTGTGGGAcaggtttaatttttttttttaaatatacatATCATTTATGAAAATGGTCAATTAACCAGATATTATTTAATACTTTGACTTGTGGTCGATAGTTTGGATTTATGCTTCACACACAGCTTTTTGATGGGTTGATTTTTTAATTTCACAATCaaatgataattaaattatttggtATTGTTTACCGTTAAGATTGAGATTTGACATAGTTTAATTTCAAAAGACTGTTCAAGAGAGAAGATTGTTCAAGTATATATATGAAACTCTCATGGATTTTATTCAACCAATGTTAGACAACTAATACACCTATAACGCACATGAAtaaacatctggagcgtgaagtttacaaataTAACAACTATAGGCAGTCAAACACACAACGGTAGAAAAAGAACTCTGATGTCATGTTACGACTGAGATTTTGacttaactcaaccccaaaagctataTCAAAAGATGAGGATTGTCCAAGTCCATATATGCAACTCTTAGAGATTTTATCCAACCGATTTGAGACAActaacacacaaatatataaatTGTTATGAGATAGTCTATTTGTgctctatcttgagtttttttttatgtCTCGGTATTATTAGATTGTGTAAATCATGCGCCTTAGAaccaaatattaaaaattaatcacATCAGAAAAAACCGATTCTAACTTATAAGAAAGAACGATATTTTTCGAAGTTAGCATTAAAATTTGTcgaaattttcttttcaaacCTCTTTTTTGTACCCTAAATTTAATTCAATAGTATTGACATGTCAGCCAACAATTTCGATCCATAATTAAAGCTGGCATAATGCCAAGAAAATTATCTTCATGCAAACTAGAATTTGGGTTAAATTAGGACACAAAATCAGAATTTCTTGTTATTTATGACAAGTCCACAAGTTTAAACTAAAAGTAAGTTTGTGTGAAACGATATAACGtatctttattcgtgagacgtatcaatatttttgacataaaaaataacatttttttacgagtgactcaaataaaatattcgtccaaaaattaatttgtaATACTGTCTCACATGAATTTTTAGGTTCAACAATTAGGTTAATTATACGAATATTTTTTCTCTATCTCCTCTGATATTTCATTCTTGCCCATCGCCAGAATCGACTCTCGTGTTTGGTGCCCCATATGGCCACTTGTATGTGATAATAtaataatcaaataattaatGGGCAATATCTTCTTATTAAAACCGCAtcattattaaatatatatataggcgACGCGCATTGGCATACTAATCTATTGCATACCTGTAtactttttaatttaatttacattCAAAtagatatcatatcataattaaacaaattaacaaaaaattatattgtaattttaaattataaatagatatcatatcataattaaacaaattaacaaaatattatattgtaattttaaattataataaaattataaaaattaatgaagTGTCATaccacaatatatatatatatatatatatatatatatatatatatatatatatataaaattataaaaattaatgaagTGTCATaccacaatatatatatatatataatgaagtGTCATaccacaatatatatatatatatatatatatatatatatatatatatatatatatatatatatatatattctccaTTATTCTTGCTTGTATACATGGACCACACTAGGATTTTAAGCCATATTCGagctagaaaataaaattgcTCATAAAACTtcgaaatattttgaaataaccCATCTCAATTATGAGTAGATCTTTtttgagacggtttcacgaatatttatctgtgagacagaccaactctaccgatattcataataaaaagtaatactattagcataattttttttttcatggatgacccaaataagatatctgtttcacaaaaGTTTTTACCCTCAATCATTTGAAAATTAATGAAGGGTATCAATTAATCTATTGACTATTTAGTAAATTATGTGTAAGGTTTAGTTACTTAGTTcactattttattatttatttatgactACCAACTATATAACTTAGttcagaaaaattattcatTATATGAAATAATGTTCTCTCGTAAATAAATTAGAACCGAAATatggtttatttttaaaaattgtattaatttattggttaACAATAGTAGTCGATTTTTTTTCCTTCCGGTGATTCATTACTCACATGTCtaagtatttaaaaaaattaaaatagagaataataaaaaataatagaaaTCAAATAACTGATATAACcgagattttttaaaattactaattaattaatttactcGAGTAATCTAGTAGGAGAACTGGATAATTTGAGACGGGCCTTGTTTACATTTCATGTTCAAAACATTTGGGCTTTACAGCTTAGTTGGGCCTTCTATACCTAATTTCCCAACCCAATTCTAAAAACCCATCCAATTTTTGGTAAAATATCTTAGTAATCCTAGAATGGAATGAAAATTGGAATGAAACAATAGTTATATTTCATTCCAATTATTGATATCAAAAGAAATGGAAAATGAATGACATGAAATTACTTTTAATAAtcgaatattttttaattaaaaaataacttgctcaaaacatattattattaattttaaaataataattattgatgatctattattttaaaattaacgtTGTTTAtaactatattatttttattttaattattattattaagttaaaatcattttatttttttattattagtaatattaaaataaaagtaGCGAAAAATAAATGATGATGATAGTaatatgaaaataattattatttaaatattatatatatataatatgatttaattattaaaaataattgtatTTCGTTCCATTCTTTCTTATGTTAATTATATGAATTGAATaacatttcatttttattttcattatatttgaaaatccaTTTCATTCCTATATTATTTCATTCAACCATGCTAAGCATGGCCTTATTCTTCAATAATGCGTCATTT contains:
- the LOC140830568 gene encoding choline/ethanolaminephosphotransferase 1, which encodes MGYIGAHGVAALHRYKYSGVDHSYLAKYVLQPFWTRCVTFFPLWMPPNMITLTGFIFLMTSAFLGYLYSPQLDSPPPRWVHFAHGLLLFLYQTFDAVDGKQARRTNSSSPLGELFDHGCDALACAFESLAFASTAMCGRNAFWFWFISAVPFYFATWEHFFTNTLILPVVNGPTEGLMLIYMVHFFTAIVGAEWWAQELGKSMPFLSWVPFINEITMYKVVLFFMIMFAVIPTIAFNVYNVHQVVQGRKGNMLLALAMLYPFGLLLGGVLVWDYISPIDLMRNYPHLVVVGTGLAFGFLVGRMILAHLCDEPKGLKTHMCMSLFYLPLAIANALTARLNDGVPLVDELWVLLGYCTYTGALYLHFATSVINEITTALGIYCFRITRKEA